A genomic segment from Desulfonatronum lacustre DSM 10312 encodes:
- the flhB gene encoding flagellar biosynthesis protein FlhB, which yields MPQSDPSRTEEATPKQRDKAREKGNVPKSQELPKVTVLLGGFLALLFMIQIMVNQMNDLFVWTFSQNLLTEFTPETVYLLFQTVSWRIAVMVLPVMFTCALVAFLTVRLQVGHLWTLKVFELSNFWKKLNIVAGIKRLFISTQTVVRLLRSLFMVIVVGFAPYLVLKMESPNFIPLFYQDALTVASYMLITGAKMVIYALIPMLIIAIADLAYTRWDYEENLKMTKDEVKDERKQAEGDQAIKNKQRQKMMAVMQKRMMESVPKADVVITNPTHLAIALRYNPLEAPSPMVLAKGADFMAAKIREIAQEHNIPIRENKPLAQALYKSVEVGRMIPEELFQAVASILAQLPKFRRR from the coding sequence ATGCCCCAGAGCGATCCGAGTAGAACCGAAGAAGCCACCCCGAAACAGCGCGACAAGGCCAGGGAAAAGGGCAATGTCCCCAAAAGTCAGGAGTTGCCCAAGGTCACGGTGCTGCTGGGAGGCTTTCTCGCCCTGCTGTTCATGATCCAAATCATGGTCAACCAGATGAACGACCTTTTCGTCTGGACGTTCAGCCAAAATCTACTCACTGAATTCACCCCGGAAACCGTCTACTTGCTCTTCCAGACGGTCTCCTGGCGTATCGCGGTGATGGTCCTGCCGGTGATGTTCACCTGTGCGCTGGTGGCGTTCCTGACCGTGCGCCTGCAAGTCGGCCATCTCTGGACCTTGAAGGTCTTCGAACTGTCCAACTTTTGGAAAAAACTCAATATCGTCGCTGGTATAAAGCGACTATTCATCAGCACCCAGACCGTGGTCCGCCTGCTGCGCAGCCTGTTCATGGTCATTGTCGTGGGGTTCGCACCTTACCTTGTACTGAAAATGGAATCCCCGAATTTCATTCCTCTCTTTTATCAGGACGCACTGACCGTAGCCAGCTACATGCTGATCACCGGCGCGAAAATGGTCATCTACGCCCTGATACCCATGCTGATCATCGCCATCGCGGATTTGGCCTACACCCGCTGGGATTACGAGGAAAACCTGAAAATGACCAAAGACGAGGTCAAGGACGAACGGAAGCAGGCCGAAGGCGATCAAGCCATCAAGAACAAGCAGCGTCAAAAAATGATGGCCGTGATGCAAAAGCGGATGATGGAGAGCGTGCCCAAAGCCGACGTGGTCATCACCAACCCGACCCACCTGGCCATAGCCCTACGCTACAACCCGCTGGAGGCCCCGTCGCCCATGGTCCTGGCCAAGGGAGCGGACTTCATGGCCGCGAAAATCCGGGAGATCGCCCAGGAGCACAACATCCCCATCCGGGAGAACAAGCCCCTGGCACAGGCCTTGTATAAAAGCGTTGAGGTCGGCCGGATGATCCCCGAGGAACTGTTCCAGGCCGTGGCCTCCATCCTGGCCCAGTTGCCAAAATTCCGGCGCAGGTAA
- a CDS encoding response regulator gives MQSNEDRIQILETEVHFLREQRRQSVEALEMAAGLGHFETPLLQVADEHAVLKEIAEKARGLIDLRAVSFFLVQPDHSFAGAFCDPPEYAAFLDREVDGLIDDYSFSRILRRGRPEILSASSRDMRLVLHTLATPTRIRGMFVGILGQDPSTIPDTHHALLSILLLAGAAALEGLEAYQRLRDRQRELAHQAEDATRRYQEIVSGAPLGIFQATPEGRYLFVNPEYARLAGYVDPDEMVAQVSDIAAQLYADPADRERYKEHLRRYGRTSGYEVELKRRDGQSFWASLDTRVRHDAQGNPVYNGFLTDITARKQAEKDREKLQAQLFQAQRVESVGILAGGVAHDFNNLLQAMSGNIELLLQAGAFAHREEARLRTVAQSLERAARLVEQLLLFSRKAEFRKIRVDLNREVREVLRMLERTIPKMIALEPRLDPLIWPLAADPVQIEQVLLNLANNAVDAMPDGGRLEFRTINAFLDENFVLAHPGAAAGCHVLLTVTDTGCGMDQEVLDRAFDPFFTTKDVGKGTGLGLASVYGIVTAHGGFIECRSAPGQGTTFNVYWPAAENGAVPLADAALESRPRGGNETILVVDDEPELRDLTREALEDYGYAVLSAANGEEALAIFQDQSRSIDLVLLDLNMPGMGGHGCLQELLRLDSGVKVIIASGYATHGHGKDALTSGAKGFLGKPYQLRELEAKVREVLELSGAENSP, from the coding sequence ATGCAGTCAAACGAAGACCGTATCCAAATCCTGGAGACCGAGGTTCATTTTTTACGCGAACAGCGCCGCCAATCCGTGGAGGCGTTGGAAATGGCCGCCGGTCTGGGACATTTCGAGACGCCCTTGCTCCAGGTCGCGGATGAGCATGCCGTGCTCAAGGAAATCGCCGAAAAGGCCCGTGGTTTGATCGACCTGCGGGCGGTTTCCTTTTTTCTGGTGCAGCCGGACCATTCCTTTGCCGGAGCGTTTTGTGACCCTCCGGAGTATGCTGCGTTCCTGGACCGGGAGGTCGACGGGCTCATCGACGACTACTCCTTCTCCAGAATCCTGCGCCGAGGGCGGCCCGAAATTCTGTCCGCAAGCAGCCGGGACATGCGCCTGGTCCTGCACACGTTGGCCACGCCGACCAGGATTCGAGGCATGTTCGTCGGCATCCTGGGTCAGGATCCGAGCACGATTCCAGACACCCATCACGCCTTGCTGTCTATTCTCCTTCTGGCTGGAGCCGCGGCCCTGGAGGGGCTGGAGGCCTACCAACGGCTGCGAGACCGACAGCGCGAACTCGCCCACCAAGCCGAAGACGCCACCCGTCGGTACCAGGAAATCGTCTCGGGGGCGCCGCTGGGTATTTTTCAGGCCACTCCGGAAGGCCGCTACCTTTTTGTCAATCCCGAATACGCAAGGCTGGCCGGGTACGTCGACCCGGATGAGATGGTCGCTCAGGTTTCGGATATCGCCGCGCAGCTTTATGCCGATCCGGCGGACCGGGAGCGCTACAAAGAGCATCTACGTCGATACGGTCGGACATCCGGCTACGAGGTGGAGTTGAAACGCCGCGACGGACAGTCTTTTTGGGCCTCGCTGGATACCAGAGTGCGCCACGACGCCCAAGGTAATCCGGTCTATAACGGTTTTTTGACGGATATCACGGCCCGGAAGCAGGCTGAGAAGGATCGAGAAAAGCTGCAAGCCCAACTCTTTCAGGCTCAGAGGGTGGAATCCGTGGGCATTCTGGCCGGAGGCGTGGCCCATGACTTCAACAATCTGCTTCAGGCCATGAGCGGCAACATTGAGCTATTGCTTCAGGCCGGGGCCTTCGCGCATCGCGAGGAGGCCCGGTTGCGGACCGTGGCCCAGTCCCTGGAGCGGGCCGCCAGACTCGTGGAGCAGCTCTTGTTGTTCAGTCGCAAGGCTGAATTCCGGAAGATCCGTGTGGACTTGAATCGAGAGGTGCGGGAAGTCTTGCGGATGCTGGAACGAACCATCCCGAAGATGATCGCTCTGGAACCGCGGCTCGATCCCCTGATCTGGCCTTTGGCCGCGGACCCGGTGCAGATCGAACAGGTTCTACTCAATCTGGCCAACAATGCCGTGGACGCCATGCCCGATGGAGGACGGCTGGAGTTCAGGACCATCAACGCGTTTCTGGATGAGAATTTCGTCCTCGCGCATCCCGGCGCGGCTGCTGGATGCCATGTTCTGCTCACGGTGACGGACACGGGGTGCGGCATGGACCAGGAGGTCCTGGATCGTGCATTCGATCCGTTTTTTACCACCAAGGATGTGGGCAAGGGCACCGGCCTGGGCTTGGCTTCGGTCTACGGGATCGTCACGGCGCATGGTGGGTTTATCGAGTGTCGCAGCGCCCCGGGGCAGGGCACGACGTTCAACGTCTACTGGCCGGCCGCGGAAAACGGCGCGGTCCCTCTCGCCGATGCGGCCTTGGAGTCCAGACCCCGAGGCGGCAACGAAACCATCCTGGTGGTGGACGACGAGCCGGAACTTCGGGATCTGACGCGGGAAGCTTTGGAGGATTACGGCTATGCCGTGCTCAGCGCGGCCAACGGAGAAGAAGCCTTGGCGATTTTTCAAGACCAGAGCCGTTCCATTGACTTGGTCCTGCTGGACTTGAACATGCCCGGCATGGGCGGTCACGGATGTCTCCAGGAACTGCTGCGCCTCGATTCCGGGGTCAAGGTGATTATCGCCAGCGGCTACGCGACGCATGGCCACGGCAAGGACGCCCTGACATCCGGAGCCAAGGGGTTTCTTGGCAAGCCGTATCAGTTGAGGGAGTTGGAGGCCAAGGTGCGTGAGGTGCTGGAGTTGTCGGGAGCCGAAAACTCGCCCTGA
- a CDS encoding chemotaxis response regulator CheY: MGYDKNMRVLVVDDFSTMRRIIKNILRQLGFTNIVEADDGTTAWEVLNKERIDFVISDWNMPKMTGIELLRKVRASEEYADVPFLMVTAEGLQENIIEAVQAKVSNYIVKPFTPETLGQKIDKIFA; this comes from the coding sequence ATGGGTTACGACAAAAACATGCGCGTTCTCGTCGTCGACGACTTCTCGACGATGCGGCGGATCATCAAGAATATTCTACGCCAGTTGGGATTCACGAACATCGTCGAGGCCGACGACGGGACCACGGCCTGGGAAGTCCTGAACAAGGAACGGATCGACTTCGTGATTTCCGACTGGAACATGCCCAAGATGACCGGCATCGAACTGCTGCGCAAAGTCCGGGCCAGTGAGGAATACGCCGACGTCCCCTTTCTGATGGTCACCGCCGAGGGCCTTCAGGAGAACATCATCGAGGCGGTCCAGGCCAAGGTTTCCAACTATATCGTCAAGCCGTTCACCCCGGAGACCCTCGGTCAGAAGATCGACAAGATTTTTGCATAA
- the fliR gene encoding flagellar biosynthetic protein FliR, with amino-acid sequence MDLFSFDPRIYLSFFLTLFRISLIVFMLPFFGGENIPLPAKAALCLVLALGLWPHLAFSADYFPAHPIMIALMILGELILGLALGLIVRVLFAAIQTGGQLIGFQMGFAMVSVVDPSSGVSMAVTAHFLYMTSLLIFLSLNGHLHLLHALTHSFTLVPPGGLLLTPALSEQMIRFSSQIFILAVKIASPVMVALFLIDLALGLVAKAAPQMNVIFVGFPLKIAVGFLFLGTMFTIMGLYVQDFILMLGSMFQGVMLSGR; translated from the coding sequence ATGGACCTGTTCTCCTTTGATCCCAGGATTTATCTCAGCTTTTTTCTGACGCTGTTCCGAATCAGCCTGATCGTCTTCATGCTGCCGTTTTTCGGCGGGGAAAACATTCCCCTGCCGGCAAAGGCGGCCTTGTGTTTGGTCCTGGCCCTGGGGCTTTGGCCGCACCTGGCGTTTTCAGCGGACTATTTCCCGGCCCACCCCATCATGATCGCCTTGATGATCCTGGGCGAACTGATCTTGGGGCTAGCCCTGGGGCTGATCGTTCGGGTGCTGTTCGCCGCCATCCAGACCGGCGGGCAGTTGATCGGCTTTCAGATGGGCTTTGCCATGGTCAGTGTCGTGGACCCCAGTTCCGGGGTCAGCATGGCCGTGACCGCCCACTTCCTGTACATGACCTCCCTGCTCATTTTTCTAAGCCTCAACGGGCACCTGCATCTGCTCCACGCCCTGACCCACAGCTTCACTCTTGTTCCTCCGGGCGGGCTGTTGCTCACGCCGGCACTATCTGAACAAATGATCCGCTTTTCCAGCCAGATATTCATCCTGGCGGTCAAGATTGCCAGCCCGGTGATGGTGGCCCTGTTTCTGATCGACCTGGCCCTGGGCCTGGTGGCCAAGGCCGCGCCGCAGATGAACGTGATCTTCGTCGGCTTTCCCCTGAAAATCGCCGTGGGATTTCTGTTTCTCGGCACCATGTTCACAATCATGGGGCTCTACGTGCAGGACTTCATTCTGATGCTCGGCTCCATGTTCCAGGGCGTCATGCTCAGCGGACGCTGA
- the flhA gene encoding flagellar biosynthesis protein FlhA translates to MAQAAISLSNIDYSRFSGYGNIFLAGGVVTILFVMLIPMPTIILDAMLTLSISLGFVVLLSAMYMRSPLEFSIFPSLLLVTTLLRLALNVASTRLILLNGDQGPGAAGKVIEAFGQFVVGGNYVIGVIIFLVIFILNKMVITTGTTRIAEVAARFTLDAMPGKQMAIEADLNAGLIDETEAKLSREKIRKEADFYGAMDGAAKFVSGDVKAGMIITAVNIVGGLFIGVFQHGMAWGDAGATFTILTIGDGLVAQIPSLIISTSAGIIVSRAAAEADMGQEFIGQLTLHSKALRLVSAILLVLGLVPGMPTFMFLVFAGMLFGISHIAGRGHAEAEKLAEESQKPKTPSLDTPEEVQALLPLDALELEVGYGLIPLVDEDQNGNLLARIRSIRRQFALDMGVIIPSLHLRDNLQLKPGQYVIMIKGNQVASAEILIDHFLAMDPGDAKHRIQGVETREPAFNLPALWIPDKQKDEAMLAGYTVVDPSTVIATHVTEVFRRNLHEFLGRQEIQSLLDNLAKRAPKAVEELVPGIMPLGTVQRVLQNLVREQVSIRDMLTIVETLADFGPSIKDPDLLTEYVRGRMARTIVKPYLAGGSNLAVIILDQDWERLLQENLRKTEQGTYLNIDPGHGQKLIQGLQSAMEQAMVSEGQPVVLTTPSLRSHLAQLITRFIPTLPIISQAEIPAGINLQSAATVRMANAG, encoded by the coding sequence ATGGCTCAAGCCGCGATCAGCCTCAGCAATATCGACTACTCCCGTTTCTCCGGATACGGGAACATCTTCCTGGCCGGCGGCGTGGTGACCATTCTGTTCGTGATGCTTATCCCCATGCCCACGATCATCCTGGACGCCATGCTCACCCTGAGCATCTCCCTGGGATTCGTGGTGCTGCTTTCGGCCATGTACATGCGCTCTCCCCTAGAATTTTCGATCTTTCCCTCCCTGCTCCTGGTGACCACCCTGCTCCGACTGGCCCTGAACGTGGCTTCCACCCGTCTGATCCTGCTCAACGGCGACCAAGGCCCCGGAGCGGCCGGCAAGGTGATCGAGGCCTTCGGCCAGTTCGTGGTCGGCGGAAACTATGTTATCGGCGTGATCATCTTTCTGGTCATCTTCATTCTGAATAAAATGGTCATCACCACCGGCACCACGCGCATCGCCGAAGTCGCGGCCCGGTTCACCCTGGACGCCATGCCCGGCAAACAGATGGCCATTGAGGCGGACTTGAACGCCGGACTGATCGATGAGACCGAGGCGAAGCTTTCCCGAGAAAAAATTCGGAAGGAAGCGGACTTTTACGGAGCCATGGACGGCGCGGCAAAATTCGTCTCCGGGGACGTCAAAGCCGGTATGATCATCACCGCCGTCAATATTGTCGGCGGCCTGTTCATCGGCGTTTTTCAGCACGGCATGGCCTGGGGCGACGCCGGGGCCACCTTCACCATCCTGACCATCGGCGACGGCTTGGTGGCCCAGATTCCCTCGCTGATCATTTCCACCTCCGCCGGCATCATCGTCAGCCGGGCCGCCGCGGAAGCGGACATGGGCCAGGAATTCATCGGCCAGTTGACCCTGCACTCCAAGGCTCTGCGTCTGGTATCCGCGATCCTCCTGGTTCTGGGATTGGTCCCGGGAATGCCGACCTTTATGTTTCTCGTATTCGCCGGCATGCTTTTCGGCATATCCCACATTGCCGGCCGCGGCCATGCCGAGGCCGAGAAGCTCGCCGAGGAGTCGCAAAAACCCAAGACTCCCAGCCTGGATACCCCGGAAGAAGTTCAGGCATTACTGCCCCTGGACGCCCTGGAACTGGAAGTGGGCTACGGCCTGATCCCCCTGGTGGACGAGGACCAAAACGGCAACCTGCTGGCCCGCATCCGCTCCATTCGCCGTCAATTCGCCCTGGATATGGGCGTGATCATTCCCTCGCTGCATCTGCGCGACAACTTGCAGCTCAAGCCCGGCCAGTACGTAATCATGATCAAAGGCAATCAGGTGGCCTCCGCGGAAATTCTCATCGACCACTTCCTGGCCATGGACCCCGGAGACGCCAAACACCGCATCCAGGGCGTGGAAACCCGGGAACCGGCCTTCAACCTGCCGGCCCTGTGGATCCCGGACAAGCAGAAAGACGAGGCCATGCTCGCCGGGTACACCGTGGTGGATCCTTCCACGGTCATCGCCACCCATGTCACCGAGGTCTTCCGCCGCAACCTGCACGAGTTCCTGGGTCGTCAGGAAATCCAGTCCCTCTTGGACAATCTGGCCAAGCGCGCCCCAAAGGCAGTGGAAGAGCTGGTCCCGGGGATCATGCCCCTGGGAACCGTGCAGCGGGTGCTGCAGAACCTGGTCCGCGAACAGGTTTCCATTCGGGACATGCTGACCATCGTGGAAACCCTGGCCGACTTCGGGCCATCCATCAAGGACCCGGACCTGCTCACGGAATACGTCCGCGGACGCATGGCCCGGACCATCGTCAAGCCCTACCTGGCAGGAGGAAGCAACCTGGCCGTGATCATTCTGGACCAGGACTGGGAGCGCCTGCTTCAGGAGAACCTGCGTAAGACCGAACAGGGGACCTACCTGAACATCGACCCCGGCCACGGCCAGAAACTGATCCAGGGGCTCCAGTCGGCCATGGAGCAGGCCATGGTCTCCGAGGGCCAACCCGTGGTGCTGACCACGCCCAGTCTGCGCTCACACCTCGCCCAACTCATCACCCGCTTCATCCCCACACTGCCCATCATTTCCCAGGCCGAAATTCCCGCGGGGATCAACCTCCAGTCCGCAGCAACGGTGAGGATGGCCAATGCAGGTTAA
- a CDS encoding HDOD domain-containing protein: MTSDGRFLLPQGMVLQDRHIKTGKAWGVRRVDILGLDQDQANAARVNEIGPEYLEQSRLLLEPFLRCVTDDHPGIREIVRVTVERAALELAAGEQPERCMEGQLPAPDHRVTRSEDGEEAAEKLVQIQEKLVTLPAVYGRIMEVLESPYSSAFHIAELVSKDSSLSAKLLKLVNSPLYAFPSRIDSISRAVALLGTRELSSLALGLSVVSAFEGIPVATLNMKQFWKHSVSAAVYAGLIAAHARGASRERCFTGGLLHDLGWLVMLSKMPGACAQVMFLSRTQGAPLYQVEQELLGFDHAQVGGMLCRKWRLPDSLTEMIRFHHAPEQASVPLEAGIVHLANILAVAVGVGASGQGVLPPLSDSAWDLVGMSPCDIGPLVRQADRQVADILHVFLLGG, translated from the coding sequence GTGACCTCGGATGGGCGTTTTTTGTTGCCCCAGGGTATGGTGTTGCAGGATCGTCATATCAAGACCGGTAAGGCATGGGGAGTCCGGCGGGTGGATATTCTCGGTCTGGACCAGGACCAGGCGAACGCGGCCAGGGTGAACGAGATCGGTCCGGAGTATCTGGAACAAAGCCGGTTGCTGCTGGAGCCGTTCCTGCGTTGCGTGACGGATGATCATCCCGGGATACGGGAAATCGTCCGCGTCACGGTGGAACGGGCGGCCTTGGAACTGGCCGCGGGCGAGCAACCTGAACGATGTATGGAGGGTCAGCTCCCCGCGCCGGATCATCGTGTCACGCGGTCCGAAGATGGCGAAGAGGCGGCCGAAAAGTTGGTTCAGATCCAGGAGAAACTGGTCACTTTGCCTGCTGTATACGGGCGAATCATGGAGGTTCTGGAGTCGCCTTACAGCTCCGCCTTTCATATCGCCGAGTTGGTGAGCAAGGACAGCAGCCTGTCCGCGAAACTGCTCAAGCTGGTCAACAGCCCGCTGTACGCGTTTCCGTCCCGGATCGATTCCATTTCCCGAGCCGTGGCCTTGTTGGGTACCAGGGAATTGTCTTCTCTGGCCCTGGGTCTTTCCGTGGTCAGTGCCTTTGAAGGCATTCCCGTGGCGACGCTGAACATGAAGCAGTTCTGGAAGCACAGCGTCAGCGCAGCGGTATATGCCGGCCTGATCGCCGCTCATGCACGGGGGGCTTCGCGGGAGCGCTGCTTCACTGGTGGACTCCTGCACGATCTGGGCTGGCTGGTCATGCTCAGCAAAATGCCTGGAGCATGCGCCCAGGTCATGTTTTTGTCCCGGACCCAAGGTGCTCCCCTGTACCAGGTGGAGCAAGAATTACTCGGCTTTGACCATGCCCAGGTCGGAGGGATGCTTTGCCGGAAGTGGCGCTTGCCGGACAGCCTGACGGAAATGATTCGCTTTCATCATGCTCCGGAGCAGGCCTCCGTGCCGCTTGAGGCCGGCATCGTGCATCTGGCCAATATCCTGGCCGTGGCCGTCGGAGTCGGCGCCAGCGGTCAGGGGGTGCTTCCTCCGCTCTCCGACTCGGCCTGGGACCTGGTCGGCATGTCCCCCTGCGACATCGGTCCCCTGGTCCGGCAGGCCGATCGCCAGGTCGCGGATATTCTTCACGTATTTCTCCTGGGCGGCTAG
- a CDS encoding FliA/WhiG family RNA polymerase sigma factor has product MAISNSSGKNSSSTTDHWQRYEDGQLAWSTAGPEVRGAIVAHYAPKIKIIALRMKAKLPQHIELGELLSAGSLGLIEALEKFQVHMGIKFETYAENRIKGAMLDELRRMDWFTRGLRQRVRLLEESVRKVEQHSGRVPTAEELQAMTGLSAKEVQEGLEALQNQICISLDGLEDHLLRSTSTTKNDPFSHTLHQQLIDKLAELIDELTSREQMVLSLYYADELNMRETALVMNITEGRVSQLHSQALGKLRDKFAKLQASTPHQKKTRRQA; this is encoded by the coding sequence ATGGCAATATCAAATTCTTCTGGAAAAAACTCCTCTTCAACAACTGACCACTGGCAGCGCTATGAAGACGGTCAGTTGGCGTGGAGCACCGCCGGCCCCGAGGTCCGAGGGGCCATTGTCGCGCACTATGCCCCGAAGATAAAAATCATCGCCCTGCGCATGAAGGCCAAGCTCCCCCAGCATATCGAGCTGGGAGAACTGCTCAGCGCCGGCAGCCTCGGCCTGATCGAAGCCCTGGAGAAATTCCAGGTACACATGGGCATCAAGTTCGAGACCTATGCGGAAAACAGAATCAAGGGGGCCATGCTGGACGAGCTCCGGCGCATGGACTGGTTCACCCGCGGGTTGCGCCAACGGGTCCGGCTCTTGGAAGAAAGCGTACGCAAGGTGGAGCAACACTCCGGTCGCGTCCCCACCGCCGAAGAACTCCAAGCCATGACCGGCCTGAGCGCCAAGGAAGTCCAGGAAGGCCTGGAAGCTCTGCAAAATCAAATCTGTATCAGCCTGGACGGTCTGGAGGACCATCTCCTTCGTTCCACGAGCACCACGAAAAACGACCCTTTCTCCCATACTCTGCACCAACAACTGATTGACAAACTTGCGGAACTTATCGATGAATTGACCTCTAGGGAGCAGATGGTCCTTTCCCTGTACTACGCCGACGAGTTGAACATGCGGGAGACGGCCCTGGTGATGAACATTACCGAGGGCCGGGTTTCCCAATTGCACTCCCAGGCCCTGGGCAAACTCCGGGACAAGTTCGCCAAGCTCCAAGCATCCACCCCTCACCAAAAGAAAACAAGGAGACAAGCCTGA
- a CDS encoding flagellar basal body-associated FliL family protein, protein MATPPAPPPNEVNPLERDEEILELEPKSTQATQKVTLDLDDAPFLDDIEEEAPPEEEAKPEAPDAEKIEDEPQSGKSYRLALIIGGVVVALLLAGLAFWLTRPPPPPEPALPEPEPLQQPQPAPEPKPEEYTVDLMPFWVAYTQGEDVAFLTLHLTLSMEGSTSYVEVQRKEIILRDAVYYFLNNRPIPEIKREDAADALKADLMSVMNQHLSSPLTDILIEEYLVR, encoded by the coding sequence ATGGCCACTCCCCCGGCACCGCCGCCCAATGAAGTCAATCCCTTGGAACGGGATGAGGAGATCCTCGAGCTTGAGCCGAAGTCGACCCAGGCAACTCAGAAGGTCACCCTGGACCTGGACGATGCTCCGTTTCTTGACGACATTGAAGAAGAAGCGCCCCCAGAAGAGGAGGCCAAGCCCGAAGCACCGGATGCTGAAAAGATCGAGGACGAACCTCAATCCGGAAAGTCGTACCGCCTGGCTCTGATCATCGGCGGGGTCGTCGTGGCGCTTTTGCTGGCCGGTCTGGCTTTCTGGCTTACGCGGCCGCCGCCGCCCCCGGAACCGGCACTCCCTGAACCGGAACCGCTCCAGCAACCCCAACCCGCGCCCGAACCCAAACCCGAGGAATACACCGTCGACCTCATGCCGTTCTGGGTCGCCTACACCCAGGGTGAGGATGTCGCGTTTCTCACCTTGCACCTGACCCTGAGCATGGAAGGCTCGACGAGCTACGTGGAAGTCCAGCGCAAGGAGATCATTCTTCGGGATGCGGTTTATTACTTTTTAAACAACCGCCCGATTCCCGAAATCAAGCGCGAGGATGCCGCCGATGCGCTGAAGGCGGACCTGATGTCGGTCATGAACCAGCACCTGAGCAGCCCACTGACCGACATCCTGATCGAGGAGTATCTGGTGCGATAA
- a CDS encoding MinD/ParA family protein, producing the protein MTRTNEHNPLVLSVTSGKGGVGKTNLSVNLAYALQRKGKRVLLMDADLGLANVDILLGLAPEYNIFHLVYDEKKLEQVLVRTEYGFSILPASSGVPEMLKLSTGQKLELIEALEPLGQETDILIVDTGAGIGDNVMYFNLAVQERILVLTPEPTALTDAYATIKVLHNKHGVHRFRVVVNMAADPKQAKQTFQRLTAACDKFLDGVSLDLIGSLPQDPTVRQSVTRQVPFCHAVPSSAAAQAVNKIAENILAWPQTAKTDGNIKFFWKKLLFNN; encoded by the coding sequence ATGACGCGCACGAACGAGCACAACCCCCTAGTTCTCTCCGTAACTTCCGGCAAAGGCGGGGTGGGCAAAACCAACCTCTCCGTGAATTTGGCCTACGCCCTCCAGCGGAAGGGCAAGCGCGTCCTGCTGATGGACGCGGACCTGGGGCTGGCCAATGTGGATATTCTGTTGGGCCTGGCCCCGGAATACAACATCTTCCACCTCGTCTACGATGAAAAAAAACTGGAGCAAGTACTGGTTCGGACGGAGTACGGATTTTCCATTCTCCCGGCCTCCTCCGGCGTGCCGGAAATGCTCAAGCTGTCCACCGGCCAAAAGCTGGAGCTGATCGAAGCCCTGGAGCCCTTGGGCCAGGAGACGGACATCCTGATCGTGGACACCGGGGCCGGGATCGGGGATAATGTCATGTACTTCAATCTGGCCGTACAGGAGCGGATTCTGGTTCTGACCCCCGAACCCACTGCCTTGACCGACGCCTACGCGACGATCAAGGTCCTGCACAACAAACACGGCGTACACAGGTTTCGAGTGGTCGTGAACATGGCCGCGGACCCGAAGCAGGCCAAGCAGACCTTCCAGCGACTGACCGCGGCCTGCGACAAATTTCTGGACGGCGTTTCCCTGGACCTGATCGGTTCGCTGCCTCAGGACCCGACGGTCAGACAGTCCGTTACCCGCCAGGTGCCGTTCTGCCATGCCGTTCCGTCCTCGGCGGCGGCCCAGGCCGTGAATAAAATCGCCGAAAACATCCTGGCCTGGCCGCAAACAGCCAAAACCGATGGCAATATCAAATTCTTCTGGAAAAAACTCCTCTTCAACAACTGA